In Candidatus Bathyarchaeota archaeon, the genomic window AACGCAGCCCAACGAGGCTACAACCTATGCTTCATAACCGTAAACTACAAGGTTGGATTGTTCGGTGAGGAACGCGGCCATGCCCTCAACGGCGCATACCTTTCGGATGGAAGTTTCGTCTACATCGAACCACAAAGGGACAAGATACACGAGACCCTAATGGACGCCCTGAGGGACCTAGAGGATAACCCCAATATCGAAATAATCCATTTCGTAGCTATATGGTAACTTGCATCACTTTAATCTATATCTACATTCATGACAGTACTCGGCATCCAGGGGGTTCTCGACGCCGCAGCTGGGGCAGAGCTTGACTCCAGGCATTGCTACGACGATTTCAGGCCCCCTCTTCAACCCTGACTCCAAGATGGAGTGGATAACCAGCCCCGCAACAGATACAATCATTAATGAGAGCAAAAGGTATGGAGCCAGCCATGCCAATAGGATAATGGGACTCTGTCAGAGTGTTAGTTGAGTATGTAGGGAAGTCCCCAATTTTAGTTGTTATGAGAATCGAAGAAATAGTTTCAGTCAACGCCTCAGTGTATTCAATCGTAATCATCCTGTAAGGAACAGCGAATATTCGATAGAGATTATGCCGATATATTTCATTAAAGTTGCGTGGAGTCCGCCATTTAACCTGTATGATGTACTCACCACCATTTTGAACCTCGATCACTTTGGGTATCTTTTCCACTCCATGGTAGGCATAAATTACTTTGGCGTTGGGACCGTAGATAAACAGTTCCCCTGAGGATACTTCAATCTCGATTTTATCCCCTTTTTTAAAGTTACGTATATCTTAGCTGTGAGTTAAGGGGAGTGATCA contains:
- a CDS encoding zinc ribbon domain-containing protein; amino-acid sequence: MLSLMIVSVAGLVIHSILESGLKRGPEIVVAMPGVKLCPSCGVENPLDAEYCHECRYRLK